GGGTCACCCGAGCGCGGCACATCGCGCCGGCCCACTGCTGCCCCATCAATGCTTCCGCCGCCGCGCCGTGGCGCAACACCAGCCGCCGCCACTGGTGCAACGCCACCAGCCGCAGAACGGCCCGCGCCATCACCCCTTCGGGCGGCTCAACCTTCAGCGCCGCGTCCAACGCCGGAAGCAACGCGCCATAGGCCGCGCTCAATTCTTCATCAACCAAGGCGCTCTTGACCCACCCCGGCATCGCCCCCGGCTCTGCGGCCCACGCCAAGACCCCCTCCGGGACATCCGCGGTAACGTCTGCCAACAATCCGGTGCGCGGGCTGATCGGCAGCAATTCAGGGTGATCCACGGCCTGCAACGCTTCGGCATTTTGCGCCACCACGATCAGCCATTTCTTTGGCAGCTCCGGCGCCGCGCCATAAACCCGGTGAAACACCGATTTGGTCAGCGTCCGCCCGTGATCGCTCAACCCATAAAGCGATGTGCGCCCTTCGCGCTCGGACACCAGCCAGCCATCGCGCCGCAGCCGGTGAATCGCCACGCGAAGCGCCTCCGGCTTCAGCCCCATAGGCTCGGTCAACTGCGTCAGAGCGGGCCC
This genomic window from Rhodobacteraceae bacterium D3-12 contains:
- a CDS encoding PaaX family transcriptional regulator; amino-acid sequence: MKEAKPLPYQAVLEQLMACGQIKAWSLIVTILGDLAAEKGARVSGPALTQLTEPMGLKPEALRVAIHRLRRDGWLVSEREGRTSLYGLSDHGRTLTKSVFHRVYGAAPELPKKWLIVVAQNAEALQAVDHPELLPISPRTGLLADVTADVPEGVLAWAAEPGAMPGWVKSALVDEELSAAYGALLPALDAALKVEPPEGVMARAVLRLVALHQWRRLVLRHGAAAEALMGQQWAGAMCRARVTRLLALLELPEGELLRLTGGA